From Salvia splendens isolate huo1 chromosome 3, SspV2, whole genome shotgun sequence, a single genomic window includes:
- the LOC121794771 gene encoding paired amphipathic helix protein Sin3-like 5 isoform X3 → MKRSRDDVFLTSQIKQPAFSPGVEQSGQVQLSTASSAQGLTTTDAFSYLKYIKEVFQDNKDKYGEFLDVMRDFKSQRIDTSDVILRVKELFKGNRDLILGFNTFLPKGHEITLPPEDEPYLKKKPIDFDEAISFVSKIKTRFRGKDHVYKAFLGTLNMCRKEDKSLTEVYQEVSVLFQGHDDLLVDFTHFLPDTSSTPSVHNAQSGRNHNLLGDDRGSLMAITRPARVEKKPAVCDGLVNHYDLEQFEKDKEKGEDRQKNEWDHDESLGHRRKFSRRDDCAINQFPRGMLEMEAEFRDKVKDQLRDTDIAEKFLDCIRSFKSKIATAAQFRILVSSLLGTDTYVTEACDDFVTYVERNGSLQNSKQVFRFLKHERDGDDQDWEDREKRKDYEIRERDICDRGLASNTKDVMGHKLPSYASKEKFMSKPIQDLDLSNCESCTPSYKLLPENFPVPTASWRTKIGDEVLNDRWVSVTSGSEDYSFKHMQKNQYEEILSRCEDDRFEFDMLLDSVNATAKHVEELLDSMTAHTNKMESSVCIENRLSAIHLRCIERLYGDHGLDVMDVLKKNAPLALPVILTRLKQKQEEWARCHADFNKVWAEICSKNYHKSLDYRSFYFKQQDTKNLTAKALLADIKEMSKKNQTEDEMVLSIAAAYTQPTKPDMEFDYPDLDIQDDICQLVKYSCKEICTPEQRDKVMKIWTAFVEPLLCVPSRPSSAEDKKYVVKANNHTKQNLNQIGPENRGNADEVAYCEPAEISKGGYEIQPENSFCSGVQDTHNTNGDISDDSHGAYNVASKSGILCKASLVALQENDMNVETLKAGHANADRGVAVSPSREIQNDAITKLTSCSTAMDVEEVKVQKHHEENESSSKGEREEGELSPNGILEENVFANTKVEQTLCRSDPNAMEMGGAVEMCIKEAVEETDANADNEGEESTRISSKSENGEDSRSESANGEESSPEEPDNDADHDKKAESEGMEADCMEDVNDTEGAISMPDNLLWAKPIRLYIPSALKCKEKYSHVFYGNDSLYLFFRLHQILYERMQTAKLHSSSPDNKWRVSNDANSEDSYARLKDALHSLLSGSSDNAKFEDDCRALVGSQSYILFTLDKLIHKLVKQLQFIATEETENKLLQLYFYEKTRSPESFSDAVYYNNAQFLFPDDNLYRMEFLPGSMRLTIQLMKNELYKLDPAANSIDPKFVSYLNDELLAIPESNKNPGVFLKRNKKLYSSGDEYSDTCKAMEGLLFQNGVEMRVNCSSLKVSYVLGTEDFLYRPKKRRKALCGHEQLQGETMQVDA, encoded by the exons ATGAAGAGGTCTAGAGATGATGTGTTCTTGACTTCTCAAATCAAGCAACCCGCCTTTTCTCCTGGCGTCGAGCA ATCTGGGCAAGTCCAATTGTCAACTGCAAGCAGCGCCCAGGGGTTGACAACAACGGATGCCTTTTCATATCTCAAATACATAAAGGAGGTTTTTCAAGACAACAAGGATAAATATGGAGAATTTCTTGATGTCATGAGAGACTTTAAATCTCAAAG AATTGATACATCCGATGTCATATTGAGAGTGAAAGAGTTATTTAAAGGTAACCGGGACCTCATTTTGGGTTTCAATACCTTTTTGCCTAAGGGACATGAGATCACCCTCCCACCTGAGGATGAACCATATCTTAAAAAGAAGCCTATAGACTTTGACGAAGCAATCAGTTTTGTTTCCAAAATCAAG ACTAGATTCCGAGGTAAAGATCATGTGTACAAAGCTTTCCTTGGGACTTTGAATATGTGCAGAAAGGAAGATAAGTCTTTGACAGAGGTTTATCAAGAG GTTTCAGTTCTTTTTCAGGGCCACGATGACCTTCTTGTCGATTTTACTCATTTCCTACCTGATACTTCGAGTACGCCCTCTGTTCACAATGCACAGTCTGGTAGGAACCACAACCTACTTGGAGACGATAGGGGCTCTCTGATGGCCATAACAAGGCCTGCACGTGTTGAAAAG AAGCCTGCAGTTTGTGATGGGCTTGTCAATCATTATGACCTTGAACAGTTCGAAAAGGACAAGGAAAAGGGAGAAGACAGACAAAAAAATGAGTGGGATCATGATGAGAGCTTAGGTCACAGAAGAAAATTTTCTCGCCGAGATGATTGTGCCATTAACCAGTTTCCCCGAG GGATGCTGGAAATGGAGGCAGAATTCCGTGATAAAGTGAAAGATCAATTACGTGATACTGATATTGCCGAGAAATTTTTAGACTGCATTCGTTCCTTTAAAAGCAAGATTGCCACTGCAGCTCAGTTCCGGATACTG GTGAGTAGCTTGCTTGGAACAGATACATATGTTACAGAGGCATGTGACGATTTTGTAACTTACGTTGAGAGAAATG GAAGCTTGCAGAACTCTAAACAagtttttagatttttaaagCACGAAAGAGATGGAGATGATCAAGACTGGGAAGAccgagagaaaagaaaagattatGAAATTAGAGAAAGGGATATATGCGATAGAGGTCTTGCCTCAAACACTAAAGATGTCATGGGACATAAGCTACCTTCTTATGCAAGTAAAGAGAAGTTTATGTCAAAACCCATTCAAGATCTCGATCTCTCTAATTGTGAGAGCTGCACTCCTAGTTATAAACTTCTTCCAGAAAAT TTTCCAGTTCCAACAGCAAGCTGGAGAACAAAGATTGGTGATGAAGTACTGAATGACCGTTGGGTATCCGTCACTTCAGGAAGTGAAGATTACTCATTCAAACATATGCAGAAAAATCAGTATGAAGAAATCTTATCCCGATGTGAGGATGATAG GTTTGAATTCGACATGTTGTTGGATTCGGTAAATGCAACAGCCAAGCATGTTGAAGAACTCTTAGACAGTATGACTGCTCATacaaataaaatggaaagttcaGTTTGTATTGAAAATCGCCTGTCAG CAATTCACCTGCGATGTATTGAACGTTTATACGGTGACCATGGGCTAGATGTAATGGATGTATTAAAGAAAAATGCACCTCTAGCCCTGCCAGTTATTTTAACCCGGTTGAAGCAGAAACAAGAAGAATGGGCAAGGTGTCATGCTGATTTTAACAAAGTTTGGGCTGAAATTTGTTCTAAGAACTACCATAAGTCACTTGATTACAGGAGCTTCTACTTCAAACAGCAGGATACAAAGAACTTGACCGCCAAAG CATTGCTAGCTGATATCAAAGAGATGAGCAAAAAGAATCAGACTGAAGACGAAATGGTCCTCTCTATTGCTGCTGCATATACACAGCCCACTAAACCTGATATGGAGTTCGATTATCCTGATCTGGATATCCAAGACGATATATGTCAGCTTGTGAAATATTCTTGCAAAGAAATTTGTACACCTGAACAACGTGACAAAGTCATGAAGATCTGGACAGCCTTCGTTGAGCCTTTGCTTTGTGTTCCTTCCCGTCCTTCCAGTGCAGAGGACAAAAAATATGTTGTTAAGGCTAACAATCATACAAAGCAAAACTTGAACCAAATTGGTCCCGAGAATAGAGGTAATGCCGATGAGGTTGCTTACTGCGAACCTGCAGAAATATCAAAAGGTGGATATGAAATTCAACCAGAGAATTCCTTTTGCAGCGGGGTGCAAGACACACACAATACTAATGGGGATATTAGTGATGATTCTCATGGTGCATATAATGTTGCCAGTAAGAGTGGTATATTATGCAAGGCATCTCTAGTTGCTCTGCAAGAAAATGACATGAATGTGGAAACATTGAAGG CCGGCCATGCAAATGCAGATCGTGGGGTAGCAGTGTCTCCTAGTCGAGAAATCCAG AATGATGCCATCACTAAACTCACTTCATGTTCAACTGCGATGGATGTGGAAGAGGTCAAGGTTCAGAAGCATCACGAAGAAAATGAAAGTAGCAGTAAAGGTGAGCGTGAAGAGGGCGAATTATCTCCCAATGGAATTTTAGAGGAGAACGTGTTTGCCAACACCAAAGTGGAGCAGACTCTCTGCAGAAGTGACCCTAATGCTATGGAAATGGGAGGAGCAGTAGAAATGTGTATCAAGGAAGCTGTAGAAGAAACTGATGCTAATGCTGATAATGAAGGCGAGGAAAGTACTCGGATCTCATCAAAAAGTGAAAATGGCGAAGATTCGAGAAGTGAGTCTGCAAATGGAGAAGAGTCCTCTCCTGAAGAACCTGATAATGATGCAGACCATGATAAGAAAGCTGAGAGTGAAGGCATGGAGGCAGACTGTATGGAAGATGTCAATGACACTGAAGGAGCAATATCCATGCCTGATAATCTTTTATGGGCAAAGCCTATCAGATTGTACATCCCTAGTGCATTAAAATGCAAAGAGAAGTATTCTCATGTCTTCTATGGAAATGATTCGCTCTATTTGTTTTTCAGGCTTCATCAG ATATTGTATGAAAGAATGCAGACTGCCAAGTTGCACTCTTCATCTCCTGACAATAAATGGAGGGTTTCAAATGATGCGAATTCGGAGGATTCGTATGCTAG ATTGAAGGATGCGCTACACAGTTTGCTAAGTGGATCCTCTGATAACGCGAAGTTTGAGGATGACTGTCGAGCTCTAGTTGGTTCTCAATCCTACATCCTTTTTACGTTGGACAAGCTGATACATAAACTTGTCAAACAG CTACAATTCATTGCAACTGAGGAGACAGAAAATAAACTCCTCCAACTCTATTTCTATGAAAAAACAAGAAGTCCCGAATCATTTTCTGATGCAGTGTACTATAACAATGCCCAATTTCTTTTTCCAGATGATAACTTGTACCGAATGGAGTTT TTGCCTGGCTCAATGCGTTTGACCATACAGTTGATGAAAAATGAGCTCTATAAACTCGACCCAGCAGCCAACTCCATAGACCCCAAATTCGTGTCTTACTTGAATGATGAACTCCTGGCCATTCCCGAAAGTAACAAAAATCCCGGGGTATTCTTGAAGAG GAACAAAAAGCTATACTCAAGCGGAGACGAATATTCTGATACTTGCAAAGCCATGGAAGGACTTTTATTTCAAAATGGTGTAGAGATGAGGGTGAACTGTAGCTCATTGAAG GTCTCGTATGTTTTAGGCACGGAAGATTTCTTGTATCGGCCAAAGAAGAGGAGGAAGGCTCTGTGTGGACATGAGCAGTTGCAAGGCGAAACGATGCAAGTTGATGCTTAG
- the LOC121794771 gene encoding paired amphipathic helix protein Sin3-like 5 isoform X4 — protein MKRSRDDVFLTSQIKQPAFSPGVEQSGQVQLSTASSAQGLTTTDAFSYLKYIKEVFQDNKDKYGEFLDVMRDFKSQRIDTSDVILRVKELFKGNRDLILGFNTFLPKGHEITLPPEDEPYLKKKPIDFDEAISFVSKIKTRFRGKDHVYKAFLGTLNMCRKEDKSLTEVYQEVSVLFQGHDDLLVDFTHFLPDTSSTPSVHNAQSGRNHNLLGDDRGSLMAITRPARVEKKPAVCDGLVNHYDLEQFEKDKEKGEDRQKNEWDHDESLGHRRKFSRRDDCAINQFPRGMLEMEAEFRDKVKDQLRDTDIAEKFLDCIRSFKSKIATAAQFRILVSSLLGTDTYVTEACDDFVTYVERNASGSLQNSKQVFRFLKHERDGDDQDWEDREKRKDYEIRERDICDRGLASNTKDVMGHKLPSYASKEKFMSKPIQDLDLSNCESCTPSYKLLPENFPVPTASWRTKIGDEVLNDRWVSVTSGSEDYSFKHMQKNQYEEILSRCEDDRFEFDMLLDSVNATAKHVEELLDSMTAHTNKMESSVCIENRLSAIHLRCIERLYGDHGLDVMDVLKKNAPLALPVILTRLKQKQEEWARCHADFNKVWAEICSKNYHKSLDYRSFYFKQQDTKNLTAKALLADIKEMSKKNQTEDEMVLSIAAAYTQPTKPDMEFDYPDLDIQDDICQLVKYSCKEICTPEQRDKVMKIWTAFVEPLLCVPSRPSSAEDKKYVVKANNHTKQNLNQIGPENRGNADEVAYCEPAEISKGGYEIQPENSFCSGVQDTHNTNGDISDDSHGAYNVASKSGILCKASLVALQENDMNVETLKDRGVAVSPSREIQNDAITKLTSCSTAMDVEEVKVQKHHEENESSSKGEREEGELSPNGILEENVFANTKVEQTLCRSDPNAMEMGGAVEMCIKEAVEETDANADNEGEESTRISSKSENGEDSRSESANGEESSPEEPDNDADHDKKAESEGMEADCMEDVNDTEGAISMPDNLLWAKPIRLYIPSALKCKEKYSHVFYGNDSLYLFFRLHQILYERMQTAKLHSSSPDNKWRVSNDANSEDSYARLKDALHSLLSGSSDNAKFEDDCRALVGSQSYILFTLDKLIHKLVKQLQFIATEETENKLLQLYFYEKTRSPESFSDAVYYNNAQFLFPDDNLYRMEFLPGSMRLTIQLMKNELYKLDPAANSIDPKFVSYLNDELLAIPESNKNPGVFLKRNKKLYSSGDEYSDTCKAMEGLLFQNGVEMRVNCSSLKVSYVLGTEDFLYRPKKRRKALCGHEQLQGETMQVDA, from the exons ATGAAGAGGTCTAGAGATGATGTGTTCTTGACTTCTCAAATCAAGCAACCCGCCTTTTCTCCTGGCGTCGAGCA ATCTGGGCAAGTCCAATTGTCAACTGCAAGCAGCGCCCAGGGGTTGACAACAACGGATGCCTTTTCATATCTCAAATACATAAAGGAGGTTTTTCAAGACAACAAGGATAAATATGGAGAATTTCTTGATGTCATGAGAGACTTTAAATCTCAAAG AATTGATACATCCGATGTCATATTGAGAGTGAAAGAGTTATTTAAAGGTAACCGGGACCTCATTTTGGGTTTCAATACCTTTTTGCCTAAGGGACATGAGATCACCCTCCCACCTGAGGATGAACCATATCTTAAAAAGAAGCCTATAGACTTTGACGAAGCAATCAGTTTTGTTTCCAAAATCAAG ACTAGATTCCGAGGTAAAGATCATGTGTACAAAGCTTTCCTTGGGACTTTGAATATGTGCAGAAAGGAAGATAAGTCTTTGACAGAGGTTTATCAAGAG GTTTCAGTTCTTTTTCAGGGCCACGATGACCTTCTTGTCGATTTTACTCATTTCCTACCTGATACTTCGAGTACGCCCTCTGTTCACAATGCACAGTCTGGTAGGAACCACAACCTACTTGGAGACGATAGGGGCTCTCTGATGGCCATAACAAGGCCTGCACGTGTTGAAAAG AAGCCTGCAGTTTGTGATGGGCTTGTCAATCATTATGACCTTGAACAGTTCGAAAAGGACAAGGAAAAGGGAGAAGACAGACAAAAAAATGAGTGGGATCATGATGAGAGCTTAGGTCACAGAAGAAAATTTTCTCGCCGAGATGATTGTGCCATTAACCAGTTTCCCCGAG GGATGCTGGAAATGGAGGCAGAATTCCGTGATAAAGTGAAAGATCAATTACGTGATACTGATATTGCCGAGAAATTTTTAGACTGCATTCGTTCCTTTAAAAGCAAGATTGCCACTGCAGCTCAGTTCCGGATACTG GTGAGTAGCTTGCTTGGAACAGATACATATGTTACAGAGGCATGTGACGATTTTGTAACTTACGTTGAGAGAAATG CTTCAGGAAGCTTGCAGAACTCTAAACAagtttttagatttttaaagCACGAAAGAGATGGAGATGATCAAGACTGGGAAGAccgagagaaaagaaaagattatGAAATTAGAGAAAGGGATATATGCGATAGAGGTCTTGCCTCAAACACTAAAGATGTCATGGGACATAAGCTACCTTCTTATGCAAGTAAAGAGAAGTTTATGTCAAAACCCATTCAAGATCTCGATCTCTCTAATTGTGAGAGCTGCACTCCTAGTTATAAACTTCTTCCAGAAAAT TTTCCAGTTCCAACAGCAAGCTGGAGAACAAAGATTGGTGATGAAGTACTGAATGACCGTTGGGTATCCGTCACTTCAGGAAGTGAAGATTACTCATTCAAACATATGCAGAAAAATCAGTATGAAGAAATCTTATCCCGATGTGAGGATGATAG GTTTGAATTCGACATGTTGTTGGATTCGGTAAATGCAACAGCCAAGCATGTTGAAGAACTCTTAGACAGTATGACTGCTCATacaaataaaatggaaagttcaGTTTGTATTGAAAATCGCCTGTCAG CAATTCACCTGCGATGTATTGAACGTTTATACGGTGACCATGGGCTAGATGTAATGGATGTATTAAAGAAAAATGCACCTCTAGCCCTGCCAGTTATTTTAACCCGGTTGAAGCAGAAACAAGAAGAATGGGCAAGGTGTCATGCTGATTTTAACAAAGTTTGGGCTGAAATTTGTTCTAAGAACTACCATAAGTCACTTGATTACAGGAGCTTCTACTTCAAACAGCAGGATACAAAGAACTTGACCGCCAAAG CATTGCTAGCTGATATCAAAGAGATGAGCAAAAAGAATCAGACTGAAGACGAAATGGTCCTCTCTATTGCTGCTGCATATACACAGCCCACTAAACCTGATATGGAGTTCGATTATCCTGATCTGGATATCCAAGACGATATATGTCAGCTTGTGAAATATTCTTGCAAAGAAATTTGTACACCTGAACAACGTGACAAAGTCATGAAGATCTGGACAGCCTTCGTTGAGCCTTTGCTTTGTGTTCCTTCCCGTCCTTCCAGTGCAGAGGACAAAAAATATGTTGTTAAGGCTAACAATCATACAAAGCAAAACTTGAACCAAATTGGTCCCGAGAATAGAGGTAATGCCGATGAGGTTGCTTACTGCGAACCTGCAGAAATATCAAAAGGTGGATATGAAATTCAACCAGAGAATTCCTTTTGCAGCGGGGTGCAAGACACACACAATACTAATGGGGATATTAGTGATGATTCTCATGGTGCATATAATGTTGCCAGTAAGAGTGGTATATTATGCAAGGCATCTCTAGTTGCTCTGCAAGAAAATGACATGAATGTGGAAACATTGAAGG ATCGTGGGGTAGCAGTGTCTCCTAGTCGAGAAATCCAG AATGATGCCATCACTAAACTCACTTCATGTTCAACTGCGATGGATGTGGAAGAGGTCAAGGTTCAGAAGCATCACGAAGAAAATGAAAGTAGCAGTAAAGGTGAGCGTGAAGAGGGCGAATTATCTCCCAATGGAATTTTAGAGGAGAACGTGTTTGCCAACACCAAAGTGGAGCAGACTCTCTGCAGAAGTGACCCTAATGCTATGGAAATGGGAGGAGCAGTAGAAATGTGTATCAAGGAAGCTGTAGAAGAAACTGATGCTAATGCTGATAATGAAGGCGAGGAAAGTACTCGGATCTCATCAAAAAGTGAAAATGGCGAAGATTCGAGAAGTGAGTCTGCAAATGGAGAAGAGTCCTCTCCTGAAGAACCTGATAATGATGCAGACCATGATAAGAAAGCTGAGAGTGAAGGCATGGAGGCAGACTGTATGGAAGATGTCAATGACACTGAAGGAGCAATATCCATGCCTGATAATCTTTTATGGGCAAAGCCTATCAGATTGTACATCCCTAGTGCATTAAAATGCAAAGAGAAGTATTCTCATGTCTTCTATGGAAATGATTCGCTCTATTTGTTTTTCAGGCTTCATCAG ATATTGTATGAAAGAATGCAGACTGCCAAGTTGCACTCTTCATCTCCTGACAATAAATGGAGGGTTTCAAATGATGCGAATTCGGAGGATTCGTATGCTAG ATTGAAGGATGCGCTACACAGTTTGCTAAGTGGATCCTCTGATAACGCGAAGTTTGAGGATGACTGTCGAGCTCTAGTTGGTTCTCAATCCTACATCCTTTTTACGTTGGACAAGCTGATACATAAACTTGTCAAACAG CTACAATTCATTGCAACTGAGGAGACAGAAAATAAACTCCTCCAACTCTATTTCTATGAAAAAACAAGAAGTCCCGAATCATTTTCTGATGCAGTGTACTATAACAATGCCCAATTTCTTTTTCCAGATGATAACTTGTACCGAATGGAGTTT TTGCCTGGCTCAATGCGTTTGACCATACAGTTGATGAAAAATGAGCTCTATAAACTCGACCCAGCAGCCAACTCCATAGACCCCAAATTCGTGTCTTACTTGAATGATGAACTCCTGGCCATTCCCGAAAGTAACAAAAATCCCGGGGTATTCTTGAAGAG GAACAAAAAGCTATACTCAAGCGGAGACGAATATTCTGATACTTGCAAAGCCATGGAAGGACTTTTATTTCAAAATGGTGTAGAGATGAGGGTGAACTGTAGCTCATTGAAG GTCTCGTATGTTTTAGGCACGGAAGATTTCTTGTATCGGCCAAAGAAGAGGAGGAAGGCTCTGTGTGGACATGAGCAGTTGCAAGGCGAAACGATGCAAGTTGATGCTTAG